One segment of Thunnus thynnus chromosome 19, fThuThy2.1, whole genome shotgun sequence DNA contains the following:
- the pde6b gene encoding rod cGMP-specific 3',5'-cyclic phosphodiesterase subunit beta, which yields MGVQKEDVETFLKGNPAFAQQYFAKKMSPDFISKVSGLPEKQVDFSQLQELSQVEESRIMYDLIKDMQENINVEKVVFKILKRITALIHADRCSLFMYRQRNGIGELATRLFNVTTDSELDDCVVPPDSEIVYPLDMGIVGHVALTKKTVNVKDVKENQYFSSFVDELTEYETKSILAAPILNGKDLVAVIMALNKTTATHFTPEDEDLFLKYLKIASLNLKIYQLSYLHSCETRKGQLLLWSANKVFEELTDIERQFHKALYTVRAYLNCDRYSVGLLDMTKEKEFFDIWPVLMGEQAPYSGPVTPDGREIIFYKVIDYILHGKEDIKVIPNPAPDHWALSSGLPTYVAESGFICNIMNAAADEMFQFQTEPLDSSGWTIKNVLSLPIVNKKEEIVGVATFYNRKDGKPFDDQDEQLMEALTQFLGWSVLNPDTYDKMNKLENRKDIAQDMVLYHVKCRDDEIQNILNTRERFGCEPRECEEEELLEILKKDLPPLIKKFEIYEFHFSDFNCTEMDLVRCGIQMYYEVGVVKKFQVPQEVLVRFMYSVSKGYRRITYHNWRHGFNVGQTMFTLLTTGVLKRYYTDLEVMAMITAGFLHDIDHRGTNNLYQVKSGNPLAKLHGSSILERHHLEFGKFLLSDESLNIYQNLNRRQVDHVIHLMDIAIIATDLALYFKKRTMFQKIVDLSHTYEEEKKWVDFMSLETTRKEIVMAMMMTACDLSAITKPWEVQSKVALSVAAEFWEQGDLERTVLEQNPIPMMDRTKAAELPKLQCGFIDFVCTFVYKEFSRFHPQITPMLDGILNNRYEWNAKKEEYEAKLKAIEEEKAAKEAATGSKAPANNPSGGGSGSKTCSVC from the exons ATGGGTGTGCAAAAGGAAGATGTGGAAACGTTCCTCAAAGGGAACCCTGCGTTTGCGCAACAATACTTTGCCAAGAAGATGAGCCCAGACTTCATATCGAAGGTGTCAGGACTCCCAGAGAAACAGGTTGACTTCAGCCAGCTTCAGGAGCTAAGTCAG gTTGAAGAGAGCCGAATCATGTATGACCTGATCAAAGACATGCAGGAAAACATCAACGTGGAAAAGGTGGTCTTTAAGATCCTGAAGAGAATCACTGCTCTCATCCACGCTGACCGGTGCAGCTTGTTCATGTACCGGCAGCGGAACGGCATCGGAGAGCTCGCCACAAGGCTCTTCAACGTTACCACGGACTCCGAGTTAGACGATTGTGTGGTGCCACCAGACTCTGAGATCGTCTATCCACTGGACATGGGAATAGTCGGACACGTGGCTCTGACCAAGAAGACTGTTAATGTTAAAGATGTCAAAGAG AACCAGTACTTCAGCTCATTCGTCGACGAACTCACAGAGTACGAGACCAAGAGCATTCTGGCTGCGCCCATCCTCAACGGCAAAGACCTGGTGGCCGTCATTATGGCTCTCAACAAGACCACAGCAACACATTTCACTCCCGAAGATGAAGAT CTCTTTTTAAAGTATCTGAAAATTGCCAGTCTGAACTTGAAGATCTACCAGTTGAGTTACCTCCACAGCTGTGAGACACGTAAAGGACAG CTGCTGCTGTGGTCTGCCAACAAGGTATTTGAAGAGCTGACAGACATTGAGCGACAGTTTCACAAAGCCTTGTATACAGTGCGAGCCTACCTCAACTGTGACCGCTACTCTGTTGGTTTACTAGACATGACGAAGGAAAAG GAGTTCTTTGACATCTGGCCAGTGTTGATGGGAGAGCAGGCACCTTACTCTGGTCCTGTAACCCCAGATGGAAGA gagaTCATTTTTTACAAAGTGATTGACTATATATTACACGGGAAGGAAGACATCAAAGTAATACC CAATCCAGCCCCAGATCATTGGGCCTTGAGTAGCGGCCTGCCCACTTATGTTGCTGAGAGCGGTTTT ATTTGTAACATCATGAATGCAGCAGCTGATGAGATGTTCCAGTTTCAG ACTGAGCCGCTCGACAGCAGTGGTTGGACCATAAAAAATGTTCTCTCGCTGCCAATCGtcaacaaaaaagaagagataGTCGGTGTGGCCACTTTCTACAACAGAAAAGATGGAAAGCCTTTTGATGATCAGGATGAGCAGCTCATGGAG GCTTTGACTCAGTTCCTGGGCTGGTCAGTCTTGAACCCAGACACTTATGACAAGATGAACAAGCTTGAGAATCGAAAGGACATTGCCCAAGACATGGTGCTCTACCATGTTAAATGTCGGGATGATGAAATTCAAAATATCCTG AACACCAGAGAGCGCTTCGGCTGTGAACCAAGAgagtgtgaagaggaggagctCCTAGAGATCCTG AAAAAAGACCTACCGCCACTGATTAAGAAGTTTGAGATCTACGAGTTCCACTTTTCAGATTTTAACTGCACAGAGATGGACCTGGTGAGGTGTGGGATCCAGATGTACTACGAGGTCGGGGTGGTCAAGAAGTTTCAGGTCCCTCAAGAG GTGCTGGTTCGTTTCATGTACTCAGTCAGTAAGGGCTACAGGAGAATCACCTACCACAACTGGCGTCATGGCTTCAACGTGGGACAGACCATGTTTACTCTCTTAACG ACGGGAGTACTGAAGCGATACTACACTGACTTGGAGGTGATGGCCATGATAACTGCAGGCTTCCTCCATGATATTGATCACAGAGGGACCAACAACTTGTACCAGGTCAA GTCAGGTAACCCTCTGGCCAAACTGCACGGCTCCTCCATCCTGGAACGACACCATCTAGAGTTTGGAAAGTTCCTGTTGTCTGACGAG TCACTGAATATCTACCAGAACCTTAACAGGCGACAGGTAGACCATGTGATTCATCTCATGGACATCGCAATCATCGCCACTGACCTGGCTCTTTATTTCAA GAAGAGGACCATGTTCCAGAAGATTGTGGACCTTTCACACACAtatgaggaggaaaagaagtgGGTGGACTTCATGTCTCTAGAAACAACCAGAAAAGAGATCGTCAT GGCAATGATGATGACTGCATGTGACTTGTCAGCTATCACCAAGCCTTGGGAGGTACAGAGCAAG GTTGCCTTGTCTGTGGCAGCAGAGTTTTGGGAGCAGGGTGACCTGGAAAGGACAGTACTGGAGCAAAACCCCATT CCCATGATGGACAGGACCAAAGCAGCGGAGCTTCCCAAGCTACAGTGTGGTTTCATTGACTTCGTCTGCACGTTTGTCTACAAG GAGTTCTCTCGCTTCCACCCGCAAATCACACCCATGCTAGACGGCATCTTGAACAACAGGTATGAGTGGAATGCTAAAAAGGAAGAGTACGAGGCTAAACTCAAGGCTATAGAGGAAGAGAAGGCCGCAAAAGAGGCAGCCACAGGCAGTAAAG CTCCTGCAAACAATCCCAGTGGTGGAGGCTCAGGCTCCAAGACCTGCTCAGTGTGCTAA
- the rbp4l gene encoding retinol binding protein 4, like: MASSKLALLLVLLSCIECCLSASCIVDSFTVKDDFDPKRYAGKWYALQKKDPEGLFLQDNISAEYTIDDDGSMTASSKGRVTLFGFWVVCADMAAQYSVPDPTTPGKMFMNYQGLASYLSSGGDNYWVIDTDYDNYAITYACRTLKEDGSCEDGYALVFSRNPRGLPPAIQRTVRQKQEEICMAGEFQPVLQSGAC, translated from the exons ATGGCATCCTCTAAGCTGGCCTTGCTGCTGGTCTTGCTGTCCTGCATCGagtgctgtctgtctgcctcctgCATCGTTGACAGCTTCACAGTCAAAGATGACTTTGACCCCAAGAGG TATGCAGGGAAGTGGTACGCATTGCAGAAGAAAGATCCAGAGGGTCTTTTCCTGCAGGACAACATCTCTGCAGAGTACACCATTGATGATGACGGCAGCATGACCGCTTCCTCCAAGGGACGTGTCACTCTGTTTGG CTTCTGGGTTGTGTGCGCTGACATGGCTGCCCAGTACTCCGTCCCCGACCCTACCACCCCCGGCAAGATGTTCATGAACTACCAGGGACTGGCCAGCTACCTGTCTAGCGGAG GTGACAACTACTGGGTGATCGACACCGACTATGACAACTACGCCATCACTTACGCCTGCCGCACCCTGAAGGAGGATGGCAGCTGCGAGGACGGCTATGCCCTTGTCTTCTCCAGGAACCCCCGCGGCCTGCCCCCCGCCATCCAGCGCACTGTCCGtcagaaacaggaggaaatctGCATGGCTGGAGAGTTTCAACCTGTCTTGCAGTCTGGAGCCTGCtaa